In Chitinivibrionales bacterium, the following proteins share a genomic window:
- the lepB gene encoding signal peptidase I, protein MQKKKAYFPRRFKKNDALSGKRFLSVVLFGVAVALVLRAFIVDIIQVTSGSMQPTVNLGVRYLLNKTAYWFGKPRRNDIIAFPSPVLKGHSLVKRVIAIEGDTIEIKKKEVFINDVKTKEPFAYHSRDTVILVGDNLGPLEIPKDMVFVMGDNRDESEDSRDWKDGNGAHIYFIPVSKIMGRIILLH, encoded by the coding sequence ATGCAAAAGAAAAAGGCCTATTTCCCCCGGCGCTTTAAAAAAAATGACGCCCTTTCGGGGAAACGTTTCCTGTCCGTGGTGCTGTTTGGTGTTGCTGTGGCGCTGGTTTTACGCGCCTTTATCGTTGACATTATACAGGTGACCTCCGGTTCGATGCAGCCGACCGTGAACTTAGGCGTCAGATATCTGTTGAATAAAACCGCCTATTGGTTCGGCAAGCCTAGAAGAAATGACATCATCGCATTTCCCTCCCCGGTATTAAAGGGGCATAGTCTCGTAAAACGGGTCATTGCAATTGAGGGCGACACGATTGAGATCAAAAAAAAAGAAGTCTTCATCAACGATGTAAAAACAAAAGAGCCATTTGCATACCATTCGCGGGACACGGTAATTCTGGTCGGGGACAATCTAGGGCCGCTGGAGATTCCAAAAGACATGGTGTTTGTTATGGGAGACAACCGGGACGAGTCGGAGGATTCACGGGACTGGAAGGACGGCAATGGGGCTCATATTTATTTTATTCCGGTGAGCAAGATTATGGGGAGAATCATTCTATTACATTAG
- a CDS encoding serine hydrolase domain-containing protein yields MIEKIRDRINKAILEKVFPGCVIGYTSPYSEQIVASFGRHTYAPSSPAMERDSIFDVASVTKAIPTACLAIQLVDKGKLHLDDKLVDYIPEFNNSSREKVKIRHLLTQTLNYNFRLSALKDKGPDGILNAIFNTEFPTEPGSTFFYTNATSILLGMVVEKVTKECLAVTAQKEFFGPLGMSSTSFFPEQFSRQTIVPTEIDTWRGRLIHGEIHDESAFVLRQKMVAGSAGLFSTASDLMRFLNMLLNDGVWQGRRYFSGRSILQMQSNQIQELGLCAGLGWELNQKRYMGNFCSSRTIGKTGFTGCVCMCDIPKQTAMVFLSNYVFPARKPDMQAIDNVRRSIADIIFATE; encoded by the coding sequence ATGATTGAGAAAATACGCGACCGGATCAATAAGGCAATCCTGGAAAAAGTTTTTCCGGGCTGCGTCATAGGCTACACATCACCTTATTCGGAGCAAATCGTTGCGTCGTTTGGCAGGCACACCTATGCCCCCTCATCGCCTGCAATGGAAAGGGATTCAATTTTCGATGTCGCCTCAGTCACCAAGGCGATACCCACCGCATGCCTGGCCATCCAACTCGTTGACAAGGGAAAGCTTCACCTTGATGACAAACTGGTCGATTATATTCCCGAATTCAACAATTCGAGCAGGGAGAAAGTGAAAATACGCCATCTGCTCACGCAAACGCTCAACTATAATTTCCGGCTTTCGGCTCTCAAAGACAAAGGCCCGGACGGAATTTTAAATGCCATATTCAACACGGAGTTTCCAACCGAACCGGGTTCCACTTTTTTTTATACAAACGCCACGAGCATCCTGCTGGGGATGGTTGTTGAAAAAGTCACCAAGGAATGTCTCGCCGTCACCGCGCAAAAGGAATTTTTCGGACCGCTCGGAATGTCGAGCACGTCGTTTTTTCCAGAGCAGTTTTCACGGCAAACCATCGTACCGACGGAAATCGACACTTGGCGCGGCAGGTTGATCCACGGCGAAATCCACGATGAAAGCGCGTTCGTATTGCGGCAGAAAATGGTCGCCGGCTCCGCAGGCCTGTTTTCCACCGCGTCGGACCTTATGCGGTTTTTAAACATGCTTTTAAACGATGGGGTGTGGCAGGGCAGAAGATATTTTTCAGGACGCAGTATTTTGCAGATGCAGAGCAACCAGATACAAGAACTCGGCCTGTGCGCCGGACTCGGATGGGAACTGAACCAGAAACGCTACATGGGGAATTTTTGTTCAAGCAGGACCATTGGAAAAACGGGATTTACCGGCTGCGTATGCATGTGCGATATACCGAAACAAACGGCAATGGTATTTTTATCCAATTACGTATTTCCTGCAAGAAAGCCCGACATGCAGGCGATAGACAACGTGCGAAGAAGTATAGCGGATATCATTTTTGCTACGGAATAA
- the queA gene encoding tRNA preQ1(34) S-adenosylmethionine ribosyltransferase-isomerase QueA → MKTTDFDYSLPSGLIAQYPCVKRDGCRLLCLDGKSGAISHRTFKELPGLLSPADRLVFNDTKVMHARLFCKKASGGRVELLLTGPSVGDHWNALVRPGRGCKAGVKLYLEKNSSVGIEITVVNPDGTRGVTFVSGSSVKSWPAVIKKYGVMALPHYIRRPADAKDDETYQTIYAKHEGAIASPTAGLHFTPGIMGALEERGIGISYLTLHVGIGTFKPVTVVDPKDHVMHEESYELTDETAAQIMQTRSKGGRIIAVGTTSVRVLEHCAGEGGCIKPSAGKTSLMILPGYKFRAIDGIVTNFHVPKSTLLMLVSAFAGREVVLEAYRQAVAERYRFFSYGDAMLIL, encoded by the coding sequence ATGAAAACAACGGATTTTGATTATTCATTGCCTTCAGGCCTGATTGCCCAATATCCCTGCGTAAAACGCGACGGATGCCGATTGCTCTGTCTTGATGGCAAAAGCGGGGCAATCTCACACCGGACTTTTAAGGAATTGCCCGGACTGCTTTCACCGGCAGACCGTCTTGTTTTCAACGATACCAAAGTCATGCATGCGCGCCTTTTCTGTAAAAAAGCATCAGGCGGAAGAGTTGAATTACTGTTGACTGGTCCGTCCGTAGGTGATCACTGGAATGCGCTGGTTAGGCCCGGCAGGGGATGCAAGGCGGGTGTAAAATTATATCTGGAAAAAAACTCTTCTGTAGGCATTGAAATAACGGTGGTAAATCCGGACGGGACAAGAGGGGTGACTTTTGTTTCTGGCAGTTCCGTGAAGTCCTGGCCCGCAGTGATTAAAAAATACGGCGTCATGGCGCTTCCGCATTATATCCGCAGACCCGCGGACGCGAAAGACGATGAAACCTATCAAACCATATACGCAAAACATGAGGGTGCCATTGCTTCGCCCACCGCAGGGCTTCATTTTACCCCCGGAATTATGGGAGCTCTTGAAGAACGAGGCATCGGCATATCATACTTGACGCTCCATGTTGGAATAGGAACCTTTAAGCCGGTGACCGTTGTAGATCCAAAAGACCATGTCATGCATGAAGAGTCGTATGAATTGACAGATGAGACTGCGGCCCAAATAATGCAAACACGTTCAAAAGGCGGACGGATAATTGCGGTGGGCACGACCTCGGTGCGCGTTCTCGAGCATTGCGCAGGGGAAGGCGGCTGCATAAAACCTTCTGCGGGAAAAACATCCCTTATGATACTGCCGGGATACAAGTTCCGGGCAATCGACGGCATTGTCACCAATTTCCATGTGCCAAAATCAACCCTGCTTATGCTGGTAAGCGCGTTTGCCGGTCGCGAGGTCGTGCTAGAGGCCTACCGCCAGGCAGTTGCCGAACGGTACCGTTTTTTCAGTTATGGCGACGCCATGCTCATCCTGTAA
- a CDS encoding TrpB-like pyridoxal phosphate-dependent enzyme, producing MPLKTPVKVFLSEDEIPRQWYNLAADLPTPLQPPLGPDGKPLSPEALGAVFPMNLIEQEVSQERWINIPEEIIEILYRWRPSPLRRAVYLEKALGTPAKIYYKDESVSPAGSHKPNTAIPQVWYNKQFGTKTITTETGAGQWGSALAFSCALLGLKCKVFMVRISFEQKPFRKIMMETWGGKCVASPSTETEAGRNFLKKDPNTPGSLGIAISEAVEAAVTDKSGTTKYSLGSVLNHVLLHQTIIGLEAKKQLAKIGVKKPDIVIACAGGGSNFGGIAFPFVADKIAGANIDIVPVEPASCPSMTRGIFTYDFGDSAGMTPLLPMHTLGHNFIPEPIHAGGLRYHGMAPLVSQAIVEGLVKPRAIHQTECFKAALKWAGTEGMIIAPETSHAVAAVIQEALKAKEEGKEKVILFNLSGHGHMDLAGYSKFMEGKLTDFELPQKNIEAAEADLKNLPKAKAVKTGKW from the coding sequence ATGCCTTTAAAAACACCGGTCAAAGTTTTTTTAAGCGAAGACGAAATACCGCGCCAGTGGTACAACCTGGCAGCGGACCTTCCTACTCCCCTGCAACCGCCGCTCGGACCGGACGGCAAACCGCTCAGCCCCGAAGCGCTCGGAGCCGTGTTTCCCATGAACCTGATTGAGCAGGAGGTGAGCCAGGAGCGCTGGATCAATATTCCGGAAGAAATCATTGAAATCCTCTACCGTTGGCGCCCCTCCCCGCTCAGGCGCGCGGTGTACCTCGAAAAAGCCCTGGGAACGCCCGCAAAAATCTATTACAAGGACGAAAGCGTTTCTCCAGCCGGCAGCCACAAACCCAATACAGCCATTCCGCAGGTGTGGTATAATAAACAATTCGGAACAAAAACCATCACGACGGAAACCGGTGCGGGACAGTGGGGCAGCGCTCTTGCGTTTTCATGCGCGCTACTGGGGCTCAAATGTAAGGTTTTCATGGTGCGTATCAGCTTTGAACAGAAACCTTTCAGAAAGATCATGATGGAAACATGGGGCGGAAAATGCGTCGCCAGTCCTAGCACCGAAACCGAGGCGGGAAGAAACTTCCTTAAAAAGGACCCTAATACTCCGGGGAGCCTCGGCATTGCTATCAGCGAAGCCGTGGAGGCGGCGGTCACCGACAAATCGGGAACCACAAAATATTCGCTGGGAAGCGTGCTTAACCATGTGCTGCTGCACCAGACCATCATCGGTCTCGAGGCCAAGAAGCAGCTTGCCAAGATCGGCGTAAAGAAACCCGACATTGTCATTGCATGCGCCGGCGGCGGGAGCAACTTCGGCGGTATCGCATTCCCTTTTGTCGCGGACAAGATCGCAGGCGCCAACATTGACATCGTTCCAGTGGAACCAGCCTCGTGTCCGTCCATGACACGCGGCATTTTCACCTACGATTTCGGGGATTCCGCGGGGATGACGCCGCTTCTTCCCATGCATACCCTGGGGCATAACTTCATCCCGGAACCCATTCATGCCGGCGGGCTCCGCTACCACGGCATGGCGCCGCTCGTATCCCAGGCGATCGTCGAAGGGCTTGTGAAGCCACGGGCGATCCACCAGACCGAATGTTTCAAGGCCGCGCTGAAGTGGGCAGGCACCGAGGGCATGATTATCGCACCGGAAACAAGCCATGCCGTCGCCGCGGTCATCCAGGAAGCGCTCAAGGCCAAGGAGGAAGGAAAGGAAAAGGTCATCCTCTTCAACCTGAGCGGTCACGGCCACATGGACCTCGCGGGCTACTCTAAGTTCATGGAGGGGAAACTCACCGACTTTGAACTTCCCCAAAAGAACATCGAAGCCGCAGAGGCCGACCTTAAAAACCTGCCTAAAGCAAAGGCGGTCAAGACAGGCAAGTGGTGA
- a CDS encoding 4-phosphoerythronate dehydrogenase: MKILADSNIPFAAEAFAQFGDVVTIEGRSITREKLRNIDVLLARSVILINRELLEDTAVKYVATATSGIDHIDVSYLRGRNIGFSHAPGSNAESVAEYVVSALVHCAHEMNIKLNGMTLGVIGVGKVGRRVIHLCQALGIRCLLNDPPIQRRTGGKDYLPLSKLLDESDIISLHVPLSFEGRDATFRMVNEEFISSMKKGALFINTSRGDVVDESALKKRRERLGCVVLDVWSNEPEPSAATIAICDIATPHIAGHSFDGKLLGTKMIYEAACDYFKQEVKWHGHDMRDNEKPVPILVSKSDNVIREVINRAYPIMEDDRNFRKIIRLDIPKRADFFSGLRNNYYKRLEFCNHTFVVRDDNAENDASVLKKLGFKMEIK; this comes from the coding sequence ATGAAAATTCTGGCTGATTCAAATATTCCCTTTGCCGCAGAGGCATTTGCGCAGTTTGGCGATGTGGTGACCATTGAGGGACGCAGCATAACCAGGGAGAAACTCCGCAATATCGACGTTCTGCTCGCGCGTTCGGTCATTCTCATAAACCGGGAGCTTCTTGAGGATACTGCGGTGAAATACGTGGCAACCGCAACCTCCGGTATCGATCATATTGATGTTTCGTATTTGCGCGGCCGAAACATAGGCTTTTCGCACGCGCCCGGTTCAAACGCCGAATCAGTTGCGGAATACGTCGTGTCCGCCCTTGTGCATTGCGCGCATGAAATGAACATAAAGCTGAACGGGATGACGCTCGGCGTCATTGGCGTGGGGAAAGTGGGACGACGCGTAATTCACCTTTGCCAGGCACTTGGAATTCGCTGTCTCCTCAACGATCCGCCGATACAAAGGCGTACCGGCGGTAAAGATTATCTGCCCCTGTCAAAACTACTCGATGAATCCGATATAATCTCCCTTCATGTCCCCTTGTCGTTTGAAGGCCGCGATGCCACATTTCGCATGGTGAACGAGGAATTTATTTCATCAATGAAAAAAGGTGCCCTGTTTATAAACACGAGCCGGGGGGACGTGGTTGATGAGTCAGCGCTAAAAAAAAGGAGGGAAAGACTCGGTTGCGTTGTCCTCGACGTCTGGAGCAATGAGCCGGAGCCCAGCGCCGCCACCATTGCCATATGCGACATCGCAACGCCGCATATCGCAGGCCATTCCTTCGACGGAAAATTGCTGGGAACAAAAATGATCTATGAAGCCGCGTGCGATTATTTTAAACAGGAAGTAAAATGGCACGGCCATGACATGCGTGACAACGAAAAACCAGTTCCCATACTTGTTTCAAAAAGCGACAATGTGATTCGCGAAGTTATCAACCGCGCATATCCGATTATGGAAGATGACCGTAATTTCAGAAAAATCATTCGGTTGGATATCCCCAAACGAGCGGATTTTTTCAGCGGGCTGAGGAATAATTATTACAAACGGCTTGAATTTTGCAACCATACTTTTGTGGTACGTGATGACAATGCTGAAAACGATGCGTCGGTGTTGAAAAAGCTTGGATTCAAAATGGAAATTAAATAA
- the gnd gene encoding decarboxylating NADP(+)-dependent phosphogluconate dehydrogenase, whose amino-acid sequence MDSKWKLNNLINEAFVTNAKGDIAVVGLAVMGQNLILNLAERGFTVVAFNRTASKLNKFFDGPARGRNIVAAHDLREMAELLAKPRKVMLMIKAGRAVDEFIELLLPCLDTGDCIVDGGNSHFSDSMRRAKYLESKGLLYIGCGVSGGEQGARNGPSLMPGGSKAAWPLVKGIFTAICAKAADGMPCCEWMGENGAGHFVKMAHNGIEYGDLQCIAEAYQIMRDGLGMKVPEIASAFTEWNNGELNSYLIQITGKLLTIKDADGKFLIDKILDVTGQKGTGKWVSASALDLGVPLALITEAVLSRDLSALKDDRSVGSKLLKGPKLKNLSDTKNWLNNLQQALFASKMVSYCQGFMLLDKASKEYRWNLDPGTIASVWRGGCIIRSVFLDRIKAAFEKNPSLPSLFLDDYFNTSLEKCQGGWRETVAAAVEAGIPVPAMSSALSFYDGYRCNNLPANLIQAQRDYFGAHAYERNDRPRGVFFHFDWTGNGGETTAGRYNA is encoded by the coding sequence TTGGATTCAAAATGGAAATTAAATAATCTCATCAATGAGGCTTTTGTGACAAATGCTAAAGGTGACATTGCAGTTGTCGGGTTGGCGGTGATGGGTCAGAATTTGATTCTTAATTTGGCGGAGCGGGGTTTTACCGTTGTCGCATTCAACAGGACCGCCTCAAAGCTGAACAAATTCTTTGATGGACCGGCAAGAGGAAGAAACATCGTTGCCGCGCATGACCTCCGGGAAATGGCCGAACTTCTCGCAAAGCCGCGAAAAGTAATGCTTATGATCAAAGCAGGCAGGGCAGTAGATGAATTCATTGAGCTTTTGCTTCCATGCCTTGATACCGGCGACTGTATCGTTGACGGAGGCAACTCGCATTTCAGCGATTCCATGCGTCGCGCCAAGTACCTTGAAAGCAAAGGCCTTTTATACATCGGGTGCGGTGTTTCAGGAGGCGAACAAGGTGCGCGAAATGGGCCTTCTTTAATGCCCGGCGGAAGCAAAGCCGCGTGGCCGCTTGTCAAAGGTATATTTACCGCCATTTGCGCAAAAGCAGCCGATGGCATGCCGTGTTGCGAATGGATGGGGGAAAACGGCGCAGGTCATTTTGTAAAAATGGCGCACAATGGTATTGAATACGGCGATCTACAGTGCATCGCGGAAGCGTATCAAATCATGCGGGATGGCCTCGGCATGAAAGTGCCAGAAATAGCATCTGCATTTACGGAATGGAACAACGGCGAACTGAACAGTTATCTTATCCAAATTACGGGGAAATTACTCACTATCAAAGATGCGGACGGTAAATTTCTCATCGACAAAATCCTTGATGTAACCGGCCAGAAGGGGACAGGAAAATGGGTATCGGCAAGCGCACTTGACCTTGGCGTTCCGCTCGCCCTTATCACCGAGGCGGTTTTAAGCAGGGATCTTTCTGCCCTTAAGGATGATCGCTCGGTAGGATCCAAATTGCTGAAGGGACCAAAACTGAAAAATTTATCCGATACAAAAAATTGGCTTAACAATCTTCAACAGGCCCTTTTCGCATCCAAAATGGTGTCTTATTGCCAAGGATTCATGCTTCTTGACAAAGCTTCAAAAGAATACCGGTGGAACCTTGATCCGGGAACAATAGCCTCGGTATGGCGCGGGGGGTGCATCATCAGAAGCGTATTTCTGGACAGGATCAAAGCGGCCTTTGAGAAGAACCCAAGCCTGCCATCACTTTTTCTCGATGATTATTTCAATACATCGCTGGAAAAATGTCAGGGTGGCTGGAGAGAAACCGTTGCCGCCGCCGTCGAAGCAGGCATCCCGGTGCCGGCAATGTCCAGCGCCTTGTCGTTTTATGACGGATACCGATGCAATAACCTGCCGGCGAATTTGATCCAGGCTCAGCGTGATTATTTTGGAGCACATGCTTATGAACGGAACGACCGGCCCCGTGGCGTGTTTTTCCATTTCGATTGGACCGGCAATGGGGGAGAAACAACCGCGGGAAGGTATAACGCGTAA
- a CDS encoding nucleotide sugar dehydrogenase has translation MPTKAFKSNITCIGAGYVGGPTMAVIAAKCPDIKVTVVDVNAERIAAWESNNLPIYEPGLIDVVKKARGKNLFFSTDIDEAIKSAEIIFVSVNTPTKTFGDGAGKAADLQYWEKTARNIVKASQSDKIIVEKSTLPVRTAHAMERILNANDKSIHFEVASNPEFLAEGSAVDDLLSPDRVLIGTHETKTGLAARKELVDIYAHWVDRKNIITSNVWSAELSKLVANAFLAQRISSINSISALCEKTEADVSEVAFAIGKDSRIGDKFLKASVGFGGSCFKKDILNLVYLCEHYGLSDVAHYWENVIKINDYQMTRFVRTMIHAMFNTIAKKRIVILGFAFKADTGDTRESPAIYVAKKVLAEQAHVIISDPKAIGNAKIDLAEYKDKIEYEKNPYKAARGAHAIAVCTEWQEYRLLDYKKIFSLMEKPAFIFDGRNILDHQKLFDIGFNVFPIGKRPLSHY, from the coding sequence ATGCCAACAAAAGCTTTCAAGAGCAATATCACCTGCATCGGCGCCGGTTACGTGGGCGGCCCCACCATGGCGGTCATCGCGGCAAAATGCCCTGACATCAAGGTCACCGTCGTTGACGTCAATGCCGAGCGCATTGCTGCTTGGGAAAGCAACAACCTGCCCATTTACGAGCCCGGTCTGATCGATGTGGTGAAAAAGGCCAGGGGAAAAAACCTTTTTTTTTCCACCGACATCGACGAGGCCATCAAATCCGCTGAAATAATCTTTGTTTCCGTGAACACGCCGACCAAAACGTTCGGCGACGGAGCCGGCAAAGCGGCTGATCTCCAGTATTGGGAAAAAACCGCGCGCAACATCGTGAAAGCATCACAGTCGGATAAAATCATCGTGGAGAAAAGCACGCTTCCGGTGCGCACCGCGCATGCGATGGAACGCATTCTTAACGCCAACGACAAGAGCATCCATTTTGAAGTCGCGTCGAACCCGGAGTTTCTTGCAGAAGGAAGCGCCGTGGACGACCTTCTTTCACCCGACCGCGTGCTCATCGGAACTCACGAGACGAAAACCGGTCTCGCGGCTCGAAAGGAGCTTGTGGACATTTACGCGCATTGGGTGGACAGGAAAAACATCATTACGAGCAATGTGTGGAGCGCCGAGCTTTCCAAACTCGTCGCAAACGCGTTTCTGGCGCAGCGCATTTCCTCGATCAACAGCATTTCCGCGCTGTGCGAAAAAACCGAGGCCGATGTTTCGGAGGTCGCGTTTGCCATCGGAAAAGACAGCCGCATCGGCGACAAATTTCTCAAGGCAAGCGTCGGGTTCGGTGGATCGTGCTTTAAAAAGGATATTCTCAACCTGGTGTATCTGTGCGAGCATTACGGTCTTTCCGACGTGGCGCATTACTGGGAGAATGTCATCAAGATCAACGATTACCAGATGACCCGTTTCGTGAGAACCATGATCCATGCCATGTTCAACACCATTGCCAAAAAGCGCATCGTGATTCTCGGGTTCGCCTTCAAGGCCGATACAGGAGACACCCGCGAATCGCCCGCGATCTATGTAGCCAAGAAAGTGCTGGCGGAGCAGGCGCATGTGATCATCAGCGACCCCAAGGCGATTGGAAACGCGAAAATTGACCTTGCGGAATACAAGGATAAGATCGAATACGAAAAAAATCCTTATAAGGCGGCCAGAGGCGCGCACGCCATCGCGGTATGCACCGAATGGCAGGAATACCGCTTACTCGACTATAAAAAAATATTCTCGCTCATGGAAAAGCCGGCCTTTATTTTTGACGGTCGGAACATCCTGGATCACCAGAAGCTGTTTGATATCGGGTTCAATGTATTTCCGATAGGAAAGCGGCCGCTCTCTCACTATTAA
- a CDS encoding CehA/McbA family metallohydrolase, whose translation MLPVPVTIPPLFLYAETHFRFFPFFPSLLFKRQPEVVFDVPCRCALQKDLPIMLMVNDVHLFPAEVKDVKVTVSQREKPPVLFNFPSPRFCIVKHELESQATIFIFTIARGRLPQGRIFINCKATLACRGRTIEVLNDNFFSSSQLPFTCFIADEDFPAHGSCSYGDLHIHSQFSQSHVEFGPPVSVIDLAADACGLDFIAITDHSYDLACSLENYLELDKSYSRWRALLSVMSKPHKTISILGEEISSYNSRNRAVHLCGLGLNKIIPGSADGARRNAPDTLKLEKAIQSVHSQAGLAIAAHPGSKFGFFQRLLLNRGMWLQSDMALELDAVQAVNNGFNHSWLESKKLWTNELLKGRKLPIVAGNDSHGDFNRYRCIGTPFVAISENFFRHLAFARTGLYRKVSSQSDVLSAIKAGETFVTSGPFIGISSSESTDRGLISNAEKIVSADGATVVILSSYEFGKPDNLFVYYGEVGARSERIIFSKRYKDNYKIIDQFPLASVTKRGYLRAEISCLKEDGASTFAATSPCYVSVK comes from the coding sequence ATGCTTCCCGTTCCCGTGACGATTCCCCCGTTGTTTCTCTACGCCGAAACGCATTTCCGTTTCTTTCCGTTTTTCCCAAGCCTGCTTTTTAAAAGACAACCCGAGGTAGTATTTGACGTGCCTTGCCGCTGTGCTCTGCAAAAAGACCTCCCCATCATGCTTATGGTCAACGACGTCCATCTGTTCCCGGCGGAAGTCAAAGACGTAAAGGTGACTGTTTCACAAAGGGAAAAACCGCCAGTATTGTTCAACTTTCCTTCGCCCAGATTCTGTATTGTCAAACACGAACTTGAAAGCCAGGCGACCATATTTATTTTTACGATAGCCCGCGGGCGGCTTCCTCAAGGAAGGATTTTCATAAACTGCAAGGCAACGCTTGCGTGCCGCGGCAGGACTATTGAAGTCCTTAATGATAATTTTTTCTCGTCCTCTCAACTGCCTTTTACCTGTTTTATCGCGGATGAGGATTTTCCCGCCCACGGCTCTTGTTCCTATGGCGACCTTCATATTCATTCACAGTTCTCCCAGAGCCACGTTGAATTCGGGCCGCCGGTAAGCGTGATCGATCTGGCCGCGGACGCTTGCGGCCTTGATTTTATCGCCATAACCGACCATTCCTACGATCTTGCCTGTTCCTTGGAAAATTATCTGGAACTTGACAAATCCTATTCCCGTTGGCGGGCGCTTCTTTCAGTAATGTCAAAACCTCATAAGACGATCTCGATCCTCGGGGAAGAAATCTCCAGTTATAATTCCAGGAACAGGGCGGTGCACCTTTGCGGGCTTGGGTTAAATAAAATTATTCCGGGTTCCGCCGACGGCGCTCGAAGGAATGCGCCGGACACTTTGAAATTGGAAAAAGCAATACAATCGGTCCATTCTCAGGCCGGCCTTGCAATCGCGGCGCATCCGGGGTCAAAATTCGGTTTTTTCCAACGGCTTCTTCTAAACCGTGGCATGTGGCTCCAAAGCGATATGGCACTCGAATTGGATGCGGTGCAGGCCGTGAACAACGGTTTCAATCATTCATGGCTTGAATCAAAAAAATTATGGACAAATGAATTACTTAAGGGGAGAAAGTTGCCGATTGTCGCCGGTAATGATTCGCATGGCGATTTCAACAGGTATCGATGCATCGGCACGCCGTTTGTGGCAATTTCCGAGAATTTTTTCCGGCATCTGGCTTTTGCGAGGACCGGCCTATACCGAAAGGTATCTTCGCAATCAGATGTTTTATCGGCAATAAAAGCGGGCGAAACATTTGTAACGAGCGGACCGTTCATTGGTATTTCTTCTTCTGAATCCACGGATCGCGGTTTAATCAGTAATGCCGAGAAAATAGTTTCAGCAGACGGCGCAACCGTCGTAATACTAAGTAGTTATGAATTTGGAAAGCCAGACAATCTGTTTGTTTACTATGGAGAAGTCGGAGCGCGTTCGGAACGTATTATTTTCTCAAAAAGATACAAGGATAATTATAAAATTATAGATCAATTTCCTCTTGCTTCCGTTACAAAGAGGGGCTATTTACGGGCGGAAATATCCTGTTTGAAAGAAGATGGAGCAAGCACCTTTGCCGCCACAAGTCCGTGCTATGTTTCGGTAAAATAA
- a CDS encoding tRNA-dihydrouridine synthase family protein gives MKILLAPILGHTDFVFRNTLARNFQGIDGWYCPFITTVKGRSVRDSHLRDVLPKYNKLKNTVPQLIGKDAEEFIVLANQLFAMKYPVVGWNLGCPYPMVVNKKRGAGLLPYPEMIESFLDKVIPNVKCRISVKTRLGKERPDEIFDVIPILNKYPLEEIIIHPRTAKQMYGGSVDLDAFEECLAPSKHPVIYNGDIVDVNSFKMISTRFASVSSFMIGRGILMDPGLQEAIKGIPSTHFKERLYRFHEDLVRGYQQSGCDEISLLGRLKQLWCYLSFSFIKNEEMLKKVQRAKSMEKYWETVKESFVNGIRE, from the coding sequence ATGAAAATTTTGCTGGCTCCCATCCTCGGCCATACGGACTTCGTTTTCCGGAACACGCTGGCCCGCAATTTTCAGGGCATTGACGGATGGTATTGCCCGTTCATCACGACTGTCAAGGGAAGATCCGTTCGCGATTCACATCTGCGCGATGTGCTTCCCAAGTACAACAAGCTTAAAAACACCGTTCCGCAGCTCATCGGAAAAGACGCGGAGGAATTCATTGTTCTGGCAAACCAGCTGTTTGCCATGAAATACCCGGTTGTCGGCTGGAACCTCGGCTGCCCCTATCCCATGGTGGTGAACAAAAAACGCGGGGCGGGGCTTCTGCCGTATCCCGAAATGATTGAGTCCTTCCTTGATAAGGTAATACCAAATGTCAAATGCCGGATTTCGGTGAAAACCAGGCTTGGAAAAGAACGTCCCGATGAGATTTTCGACGTCATACCGATATTAAACAAATATCCTCTTGAGGAAATCATCATCCATCCGCGCACGGCAAAACAGATGTACGGCGGAAGCGTCGATCTCGATGCGTTCGAAGAATGCCTCGCTCCTTCAAAACATCCGGTGATTTACAATGGAGATATTGTTGACGTGAATTCGTTTAAAATGATTTCAACGCGTTTCGCGTCTGTAAGCAGCTTTATGATAGGAAGAGGAATATTAATGGACCCTGGATTGCAAGAGGCGATAAAAGGAATTCCTTCAACACATTTCAAGGAACGCCTCTACCGTTTTCACGAAGACCTTGTTCGCGGATACCAGCAAAGCGGGTGCGATGAAATTTCCCTTCTCGGCAGGCTCAAGCAGCTATGGTGTTACCTTTCATTTTCGTTCATTAAAAACGAAGAAATGCTGAAAAAAGTGCAAAGGGCAAAATCAATGGAAAAATACTGGGAAACGGTCAAAGAATCATTTGTAAACGGGATACGGGAATAA